Proteins from a genomic interval of Nocardioidaceae bacterium:
- the egtD gene encoding L-histidine N(alpha)-methyltransferase, translated as MSTDLDVRLDPATLVDQMADDVRAGLGERPYTLPPKYFYDAEGSRLFDEITRLEEYYPTRTERAILVATVAEIAAATGARTLVELGSGTSEKTRLLLGALRGAGTLEQFVPFDVDPVILGVAAAQVDEEFPGLVVSPVVGDFDHHLHDLPGAGPRLVAFLGSTLGNFDPTARTRFFRDVRGSLAAGDHLLLGIDLVKDSDRLVAAYDDARGVTAAFNTNVLHVLNREQKADFDVDAFEHVAVWDADNEWIEMRLRSLRDQTVRIEALDLDVTLAAGEEIRTEISAKFRRERLAAELAAADLRIEQWWTDESEDFALTLIAPA; from the coding sequence ATGAGCACCGACCTCGACGTACGCCTCGACCCCGCCACGCTCGTCGACCAGATGGCCGACGACGTGCGCGCCGGACTGGGGGAGCGGCCCTACACCCTGCCGCCGAAGTACTTCTACGACGCCGAGGGCTCCCGGCTCTTCGACGAGATCACGCGGCTCGAGGAGTACTACCCGACCCGCACCGAACGCGCGATCCTCGTCGCGACCGTCGCCGAGATCGCCGCGGCGACCGGGGCTCGTACGCTCGTCGAGCTCGGCTCCGGCACCTCGGAGAAGACGCGGCTGCTCCTCGGGGCGCTGCGCGGAGCGGGCACGTTGGAGCAGTTCGTCCCCTTCGACGTCGACCCGGTCATCCTGGGCGTCGCGGCCGCCCAGGTCGACGAGGAGTTCCCGGGCCTGGTCGTCTCGCCGGTCGTCGGCGACTTCGACCACCACCTGCACGACCTCCCCGGTGCCGGGCCGCGGCTCGTGGCGTTCCTGGGTTCCACGCTCGGCAACTTCGACCCGACCGCACGGACGCGGTTCTTCCGCGACGTCCGGGGCTCCCTCGCCGCCGGCGACCACCTGCTGCTCGGCATCGACCTCGTGAAGGACTCCGACCGCCTGGTGGCCGCCTACGACGACGCGCGCGGGGTGACAGCCGCCTTCAACACCAACGTGCTGCACGTGCTGAACCGCGAGCAGAAGGCCGACTTCGACGTCGACGCCTTCGAGCACGTCGCCGTCTGGGACGCCGACAACGAGTGGATCGAGATGCGCCTGCGCAGCCTGCGCGACCAGACCGTGCGCATCGAGGCGCTCGACCTGGACGTCACCCTGGCCGCGGGCGAGGAGATCCGTACGGAGATCTCGGCGAAGTTCCGGCGCGAGCGCCTCGCCGCCGAGCTCGCCGCCGCGGACCTGCGCATCGAGCAGTGGTGGACCGACGAGTCCGAGGACTTCGCCCTCACCCTCATCGCCCCCGCCTGA
- the egtB gene encoding ergothioneine biosynthesis protein EgtB, giving the protein MREQLAAAMERARARTDAVTAVEEAELTTQHHDLMSPLVWDLAHIGQQEDLWLLRGGDSRRQGVLSARVEQLYDAFEHPRAGRGRLPLLTPAEARSYLGDVRGRVLDTIDGLAGSDPEDPLAVERAFHVRMVEQHELQHVETMTATHQIRRGGPLLGHGAPLPAGRPLAEDPARDAALVPAGEFELGVDAAAEPGALDNEQPAHRVHVDAFRIARHPVSNADWQRFIDAGGYAEPRWWSARGWEHRTRTDLRAPMYWHADGSRRRFGIVEDVPPAEPVQHISFFEAEAYAAWAGARLPTEVEWEKACAWDPVAGRRRRWPWGDSEPTRALVNLDGAALRPAPVGAYPAGASAYGVEQMMGDVWEWTSSDFHSWPGFRPMLYADYSAPFFGGDYKVLRGGSWAVGQGAVRPSFRNWDHPIRRQIFSGLRLAWDVDGSGAGAAGV; this is encoded by the coding sequence ATGCGTGAGCAGCTCGCGGCGGCGATGGAACGCGCCCGCGCCCGTACCGACGCGGTGACCGCGGTCGAGGAGGCCGAGCTCACCACGCAGCACCACGACCTGATGAGTCCGCTGGTCTGGGACCTCGCGCACATCGGGCAGCAGGAGGACCTGTGGCTGCTGCGCGGGGGTGACTCCCGGCGCCAGGGAGTGCTGTCGGCGCGGGTGGAACAGCTCTACGACGCGTTCGAGCACCCACGGGCGGGCCGTGGACGGCTGCCGCTGCTGACCCCGGCAGAGGCACGCAGCTACCTCGGCGACGTCCGCGGACGCGTGCTCGACACCATCGACGGCCTCGCCGGGTCCGACCCCGAGGACCCGCTCGCGGTGGAGCGGGCCTTCCACGTGCGCATGGTCGAGCAGCACGAGCTGCAGCACGTGGAGACCATGACCGCGACGCACCAGATCCGCCGGGGCGGACCCCTCCTCGGCCACGGTGCGCCGTTGCCCGCCGGACGGCCGCTAGCGGAAGACCCGGCCCGCGACGCGGCACTCGTGCCGGCCGGTGAGTTCGAGCTCGGTGTCGACGCGGCCGCCGAGCCCGGCGCCCTCGACAACGAGCAGCCGGCCCACCGGGTCCACGTCGACGCGTTCCGCATCGCCCGGCACCCGGTCAGCAACGCCGACTGGCAGCGCTTCATCGACGCGGGCGGGTACGCCGAGCCACGCTGGTGGTCCGCCCGCGGGTGGGAGCACCGCACCCGCACGGACCTCCGAGCGCCGATGTACTGGCACGCCGACGGCTCGCGCCGACGGTTCGGCATCGTCGAGGACGTGCCGCCCGCCGAGCCCGTGCAGCACATCAGCTTCTTCGAGGCCGAGGCGTACGCCGCGTGGGCCGGTGCCCGCCTCCCCACCGAGGTCGAGTGGGAGAAGGCCTGCGCCTGGGACCCGGTCGCCGGCCGTCGTCGGCGCTGGCCCTGGGGCGACAGCGAGCCGACCCGGGCCCTGGTGAACCTCGACGGCGCGGCCCTGCGGCCGGCCCCGGTCGGCGCCTATCCGGCCGGCGCGTCGGCGTACGGGGTGGAGCAGATGATGGGGGACGTCTGGGAGTGGACCTCCTCGGACTTCCACTCCTGGCCGGGCTTCCGGCCGATGCTGTACGCGGACTACTCGGCCCCGTTCTTCGGCGGGGACTACAAGGTGCTGCGCGGGGGGTCCTGGGCCGTGGGGCAGGGTGCCGTGCGCCCCAGCTTCCGCAACTGGGACCACCCGATCCGCCGTCAGATCTTCTCGGGCCTGCGGCTGGCCTGGGACGTCGACGGGTCCGGAGCCGGGGCCGCCGGTGTGTAG
- the egtC gene encoding ergothioneine biosynthesis protein EgtC, whose protein sequence is MCRHLAWLGAPRTLADLVLEQPAGLLQQSYAPQRQLRGVVNADGWGVGFHAEDRPGGHGEPVRWRSARPLWGEASFASVAPQLRSGSVVAAVRSASVGMPMEESAAAPFTDGRRLLSHNGRLDRTVLPPTHAAESTCDSAVLAAYVFGCLDAGEQLADVVADVAGRDPTASLNLLVLERDRLTAVSWVDRMSYLHTEHGLAVASEAYDDDPRWVDLSTHHLLEAVRDAHADGGVRVTTRPLTPSPEDP, encoded by the coding sequence GTGTGTAGGCACCTGGCGTGGCTCGGCGCGCCGCGCACCCTCGCCGACCTGGTCCTCGAGCAGCCTGCCGGCCTGCTGCAGCAGTCGTACGCACCGCAGCGGCAGCTGCGCGGCGTCGTCAACGCCGACGGGTGGGGCGTCGGCTTCCACGCCGAGGACCGCCCAGGTGGTCACGGCGAGCCTGTGCGCTGGCGCTCGGCGCGACCGCTGTGGGGCGAGGCGTCCTTCGCCTCGGTCGCGCCGCAGCTGCGCAGCGGCTCGGTCGTCGCGGCGGTGCGCTCGGCCAGCGTGGGGATGCCGATGGAGGAGAGCGCCGCGGCGCCTTTCACCGACGGACGACGGCTGCTCTCGCACAACGGCCGGCTCGACCGCACGGTGCTCCCTCCCACCCACGCCGCCGAGTCGACGTGCGACTCGGCGGTGCTCGCGGCGTACGTCTTCGGATGCCTCGACGCCGGCGAGCAGCTGGCGGACGTGGTCGCGGACGTCGCCGGCCGCGACCCCACCGCCTCGCTGAACCTGTTGGTGCTGGAGCGCGACCGGCTCACCGCCGTGAGCTGGGTCGACCGGATGTCCTACCTGCACACCGAGCACGGCCTTGCCGTGGCCAGCGAGGCCTACGACGACGACCCGCGCTGGGTCGACCTCTCCACGCACCACCTGCTCGAAGCCGTCCGTGACGCGCACGCCGACGGCGGCGTACGCGTCACGACCCGTCCCCTCACGCCGTCCCCGGAGGACCCATGA
- a CDS encoding EamA family transporter has product MGAAIGFALVSAVVYGLSDFAGGVTSRRTSAWGVAVAGAVTAFVVVAAVVLLDPALPGVADASWAVLAGVGSGLGGGFLYRGFAAGQMAVVAPVSAVGAAVLPAVVGFALGERLGLLPTIGVVLALPGILLVSREPGSAAARREARRTRSAAAPRWADGLLDGLLGGAGFGLLFIALGQVTDAAGFAPLAIAQLVGVLTLVAVAGVVGGGWRPDRTAWVGGAVAGTAAAGANLAYQVSVQQGFLTVSAVLTALYPAVTVLLAAAVLRERIAASQGAGLGVCGIAVLLVASGG; this is encoded by the coding sequence ATGGGGGCCGCGATCGGCTTCGCGCTGGTCTCCGCAGTCGTCTACGGGCTCTCGGACTTCGCCGGCGGGGTCACCTCCCGGCGCACGTCGGCCTGGGGTGTCGCCGTCGCCGGAGCCGTCACGGCCTTCGTCGTCGTCGCCGCGGTGGTGCTCCTCGACCCGGCGCTGCCCGGTGTGGCCGACGCGTCCTGGGCGGTGCTGGCCGGGGTGGGGTCGGGTCTCGGCGGCGGATTCCTCTACCGGGGCTTCGCCGCCGGGCAGATGGCGGTCGTGGCGCCGGTGTCGGCGGTCGGCGCCGCGGTGCTGCCGGCGGTGGTCGGCTTCGCCCTCGGGGAGCGGCTGGGGTTGCTGCCGACGATCGGGGTGGTGCTCGCCCTGCCCGGCATCCTGCTGGTCTCGCGCGAGCCCGGGTCGGCGGCCGCGCGCCGCGAGGCCCGGCGTACGAGATCGGCGGCGGCGCCCCGATGGGCCGACGGTCTCCTCGACGGGCTCCTGGGCGGCGCCGGGTTCGGGCTGCTGTTCATCGCGCTCGGCCAGGTCACCGACGCCGCCGGGTTCGCACCCCTGGCCATCGCCCAGCTCGTCGGCGTCCTCACGCTCGTCGCGGTGGCCGGCGTCGTCGGTGGAGGCTGGCGCCCCGACCGTACGGCCTGGGTCGGCGGGGCCGTCGCGGGCACGGCGGCGGCAGGCGCCAACCTCGCGTACCAGGTCTCGGTGCAGCAGGGCTTCCTCACGGTGTCCGCCGTGCTCACCGCCCTCTACCCGGCCGTCACCGTGCTGCTGGCCGCGGCGGTGCTGCGCGAACGCATCGCCGCGTCCCAGGGCGCCGGACTCGGGGTGTGCGGGATCGCGGTGCTGCTCGTCGCGTCCGGCGGCTGA
- a CDS encoding DUF456 domain-containing protein, whose amino-acid sequence MSGLEWLVAVAMLVAVVGAVVPLLPGPVLAVAAVAAWSVLEPTTLGWAVLGVSAAIVVVGFVLSYLVPGRRLSQAGVPNSSLLAGAAAGLVGFFVVPVLGLPIGFVAGLYLAETRRLGSGESRRSTVLALKAVALNIAIDLATALSVAVVWLVAALHTPVGP is encoded by the coding sequence GTGAGCGGGCTGGAATGGCTGGTGGCCGTGGCGATGCTGGTCGCCGTCGTCGGTGCGGTGGTGCCGCTGCTGCCGGGTCCGGTGCTCGCCGTCGCCGCTGTCGCCGCCTGGTCCGTCCTCGAGCCCACGACCCTCGGGTGGGCCGTGCTCGGGGTGAGCGCGGCGATCGTGGTGGTCGGCTTCGTCCTGTCCTACCTGGTGCCGGGCCGGCGCCTGTCCCAGGCGGGCGTCCCGAACTCCTCGCTGCTGGCCGGAGCCGCGGCCGGCCTGGTGGGCTTCTTCGTGGTGCCGGTGCTCGGCCTGCCGATCGGCTTCGTCGCGGGGCTCTACCTCGCCGAGACCCGGCGCCTCGGGTCCGGTGAGTCGCGGCGGTCCACCGTGCTGGCCCTCAAGGCCGTCGCCCTCAACATCGCCATCGACCTGGCGACGGCCCTCTCCGTCGCTGTCGTGTGGCTGGTGGCCGCCCTCCACACCCCGGTCGGGCCCTGA